The Hordeum vulgare subsp. vulgare chromosome 7H, MorexV3_pseudomolecules_assembly, whole genome shotgun sequence DNA window TCATCGCCTCGGTAGTCCATCAAGTGCCACCGGAGGGGGTGCGGAGGTGAGCCTCCGTCGGACAAGATTCGACTGACGCTTGTCTTCGATGGATCTCCTTGGTTCAGTCCTTGTTTATCTCCGTTCGTGTGTCTTCAGGTTGGATCCTTCTGATCTATCATTCTCTTCGTCAGCAAAGGTTGTTGTTCCCATGTGTTGTTCCTTTAGGGCATTAGCATGATGACTATTCAGTGTCTACTATAACAAGGTTTTCCAGGCTCTGGTGAGGGAGGGGCAATCACGACGACGCGCCTTCAACTCACTCTAGTACTTGTAGACGCCGCTAGGTGTTCTACGAACATGAATGTAATTTCTATTGCTTCTTGTGTTTGTACTGCCTTGATGTGATGAACAGATCTCATGTTTTTCTCACCCCAAAAAATGTTCGAGCAATCTCTGCAAGAAACATATAACAAAGAATCAAAGGCGTGTGAGAAATTTGATTGCATCCATCAATGTATGCAACAAACGATTCAAGAACCGAATGCTTGAGCACGCTTTGCCAAAAACAAAGTTGTGCGATTTAGGGGAGAGAAGGCATTTTGCATGGTCACTCATTTTCGAGGAATCCCTCGGTTCTAAGAATATGCCTCATTTTCAAGGAATTGCTAGGTTCTGGGTAATAAGGGAATATGTCGTTCCCTTGAACTGGTGGGTTCGGGTCCTTTCGACAACACAAACACAGGAATGGCCTTTAGGGACGAAACTGACCCATTACGTCCCACCCGACGAATACACCATTAGTAAACAATGCATGCTAACAATGAGGGCATCTCCAAGGTTGACCGGTAAATGGACACCGTAAATGTATGTTTTTATGTTTGGACATCGTTCGCGGACATGATGCGGGAGGGAGTCATCCAATGATGTTTATAAATTAATCCTGTTGGGAAGAGAGAGAGTAGAGGGAGACCATGCATGTGGTGGGATATTGTGATGTGATGTCCGgttggggggagagagagagggtaggGGACCATGCatgtgaagagagagagagagagagaaaaaaaaaagaggaccaCATGCAGGCTTTTTGTTGATCAATTGCATGTGCGGACTCTCGCATAGCTTCCCCAAGTTTGTTCGGATTTGCCGGAAAGCAGGGGTACGAACTAGTATGAGGACGTTTAAGGGTTCCCATTGGATGACAAGTAAGCAAGATTGGTTCGGACACCATGGTCGAGACTTTAACCAAAGCTTTGAGCATCCActttggagatgccctaagaACTGAAATATTGCACTTCGCTTGAGTTAGTGTCACAAAACTACTCTAACATATCATGTAAAATGCGGTATCGCGAATTTCGTTTTAGGATCATGTAAAACGAATTTGCGGTACCGCAAAAGGCACGACAGAATAATCAAGTAAACTGTACTCATATTTGAAAACTTAAACTTCGCGCCATGATAGTTTATAGCCGAAGTTCATACGTTCAAATATACAAACttaaaaacatagtactagatagACCTAATCTAAACTAGTTGCTTGACGTTGAGGTAGAACTCGGTCGCATACCCGTAGATACGCGAACTAGTGCCCTTCCTTCGATCTTTGCCTCGGGGGGgcacttagagcatctacaaccgtccGACCCCCAACGGGCCTGAAATAGCGCCGCCTGGGGGTGCGCCGGCGGAAAAAAGGACGTGGGGGGCTCGGCTTCCCATCCCCCCGCCCCCAAGGGCGCCCCCAGCCGCCGGTTTCGACCCACTTTCGACGCAAACTGGCCCACTTTTGGCCCATATTCGGCATGCTTCGACACAAATTGAACAACAATAGTTATTTTTTATCACATAGTTCATCACagaaatcaatacaaatcaaaaaatAGTTTAACAAGTCAATATAAATCTAAAATCGAGCTAGGTGTTGTCCTTGAGCCTCCATAAGTGCTCCACCAAATCGCGCTGCAGTTGTTGATGCACCTGTGGATCTGGGATCCCCTGATGCATGTTGAGGAAGGCGGTCCAGGTTGCCGGTAGCTGGTTATCAACTTGGGCAAGAGGACCTCGCTTGTAATATGGTTCACTGTCAAACACTAGCTCCTCCTACtcgctctcaatgatcatgttgtcTAAGATGACACAGCAAGTCATGACATCCCACATTTGATCTTTCGACCTAGTCTGAGCGGAGTACCGGACAACAGCAAAATGAGATTGAAGCACACTAAATGCCCACTCGACACCCTTCATGCAAGCTTCTTGACGCTTGGCAAAATAGGAGTTCTTGCCTCCTCGTGCAGGatttgagatagtcttcacaaatgTGGACCATCTCGGATAGATGTCATCTCCtaggtagtatcccttgttgtagtggTGCCCGTTGACCTCGTAGTTAACCGAAGGAGCATGACCTTCAACAATCTTGGCAAAGACATTCGAACACTATagtacgttgatgtcattgtgagttcGTGGCATATCAAAGGAGTGCCAAATCCATAGGTCATGTGTGGTCAGTGCCTCAAGTACCACACTCCAACCTCCTTTGGCGCCTTTGTACATCCCTTGCGAGGCAAATGGACAGATTTTTCATTTCCAATGCATGCAGTCGATACTTCCAAGCATCCCAGGAAATCCTCTTTCTACATTCTGTGCTAGGATCCGAGTAGTGTCTTCAGCATTTGGTGATCACAAATAATGAGGTCCAAAAACTGCCGCCACTGCCATGCAAAACTTGTAGAAACACTCAATGGTGTTGGACTCGGTCATGCGTCCATAGTCTTCCAAAATATCACTGGAGCAAGCATCCTCATAGCTGTCGGGAACTTCTGTAGCGAGGTAAATCCAAGTATGCCGGTGCAATCCTTTTTGTAGTTGAAGTAGCTGTCGAACTCCCCGGTGGAATTCACAATCCTGAGGAAGAGCTTTCGGCTCATACGATAACGGTGCCGGAATACTTTATCGTCGTGCAGAGGAGCGTCGGCGAAGTAGTCGGCGTAGAGCAAGCAATAGCCTTCGAGTCGATGCCTCTGATTTGCCTTCACTCGACCAGGCGCCGAGCCACCTCGCCTCGGCTTTGCATTGCTCGCGAACAGGGCGGCCAGAGTGACGAGGACCATGAGGTGCTCTTCATCCTAGGCGTCGGCATCGGCTTCCTCCTCCAGTAGCACCGCGaacgcctcctcgtcgtcggagtCCATCGCACGGACAAATCGCCAAACACCTAACGTGCGTGGTGAACGCGCAACAACGTACATGCCCGGAGCGCCGGAAAAACTTGTCAAGAAGCGGGGGGCGAAGCCGCGGCGAAACCTACATTCGTCGACGGGGAGATGGCCTTTGTAGCGACGGTAGGTAGGTTGGCGACGTCGGAATCGACACGATGGCAAAAGTCGTGGTGCACCAGGGGCGGACCTGAAGAAGAAAAGGCATTTTTTTCACCACAGGGGATTGACGCGTCAATTTTCCTCACCAACGCTCCTAGAAATGGTGGGGCCTGTTGGGGACGCGGCAGGAGATGCTCTTAGCGGTGAGCAAGAACTTCCACAAGCTCGTCGAAGCGGCTCCACACTGCCCTCTGCCAGCCATATCTACTCTAAAAGGGCTTGTGCGCGCAAGAACCAGACGTCAGGGTAGGGAGGATCGGGCGCTTAAGTTAAGGGATTGCAACTGAGCCAGGTGGGAGAAATGACGGATGCAAACCCTAAACCAACCACTCTAGGGTAAATACAGGCCGCCTATAAAAATTTACAGACCATGCCTTCTTACCGTATCTGTTCTGGCCAAGAAAACGCATTTTTTACCGAATCTCTTAGGGCCAAAAAAAAAAGAGCCGATCTTGTAGACCCCCCAGTGTTATAAGAACCGGCAAGGTTTTATACgatctgctagagttgctacaAGCCCAGAGAAGCATCATGCAGTTCATCATACAAAAGGGAACAACCAACCAACTGGAAGTCCTAGTTTGAGAAGGTGGGCTACATTTCGCTCGTGCAAATCTTAAGAGCTGAGTTCGATACCTAACCGTGAAGACAGCATGGACTGCAGAAGGCAAAACAGAATCCACAGTAAACCAGTGGAATCAGGCAACAAAAGGGTGGAAGAATAACATAACAGAACATCCATGGCACCAAGTACAAAGATATCCTTGACTAAACAGGCAACGGAACTGAATCCAAAGTATCGTCTAAACTGCAAAATCCCAGATGATTCACTAGGACAAAACACTAGTAACAACTTATGCTTCAGTCTGTTCCCTCAAGCGACGGATAGTGCTCCTGACAGTGACCGCGCTGGCAGTGCTGCAAACACATTGTAAGATCAGCAACATAAGATGGGCAAACCAATGGGTAATCTGGAAAgcataagaagaagatgatgagcaCATACTTCATGGTGTAAGCACCGCCAGCCTTCACCTTCCCACAGTCCTTGCATCCCCAAATTCCAACTGCTTTCCTCTTCACAGCAAACTGGTAGGAGTATAGAGTAAAGCAAGAATCAAGACAGTATTTTAGGGAACCGCTTAAATAtactaaaataaagaaaaaatggAGTGCTACACAGATCCAGCACAGATAGCTGTGATCAAACTACTCTACAGTTGAGAACATATGTCCAAAGTAGATGGTTCACATAATCACATAATAAACAAATAAATGAATCATTCACATATGACATAGCAAACTAACAAACAAGAACAAATTAgcataaataaataaatgcaatTCACATAAAAAAGCTGACAAACTAGAACAGATTAGCATAGCATTGCAAAATGAAACTACCAAAAGGCATATAAGATATTGTAGCTCAAGAAATGAACTTTAGTTCATGAAGGACACAGCAAAATAATGCTGCCAGAGGAGGAAAACTTTAAGCAAGGAAAACAAAATATCATGGTTAACATCAACAATGATCAGGAACCTGGGCCACAACTGAGTGTACGGTATAATATAATTCACAAACTGATATGAAAGGATACACAAGCAGGGTGACAGAAGATATACCTTCCCACAGAACTCACAGAAGTACTTTGAGTGCTGAGACACCTCCATCTTCTTGATCTGCTTACGCAGACTGGCACCATAACGTGTACCTATAGTTGTGTGGGTTGGTTTCAGTTGGTACCAAAAATG harbors:
- the LOC123410973 gene encoding 60S ribosomal protein L37a-1, whose translation is MTKRTKKAGIVGKYGTRYGASLRKQIKKMEVSQHSKYFCEFCGKFAVKRKAVGIWGCKDCGKVKAGGAYTMNTASAVTVRSTIRRLREQTEA